In Gymnogyps californianus isolate 813 chromosome 1, ASM1813914v2, whole genome shotgun sequence, the following are encoded in one genomic region:
- the RIPPLY3 gene encoding protein ripply3: MNHNNENQIMSPTSSPALWRPWMLTARDGEMTENQQMSELDGQLINFRSKGALGFQHPVRLYLPKSKSQKFLNNIGEKVLASFPVQATIHFYNDDASSEEDEEEICSA, from the exons ATGAACCACAACAATGAAAATCAGATAATGTCACCCACCAG CAGCCCTGCTTTATGGAGGCCCTGGATGCTCACAGCAAGAGATGGTGAGATGACAGAGAATCAACAAATG TCAGAACTGGATGGTCAACTAATAAATTTTAGATCAAAAGGAGCCCTGGGGTTTCAACATCCAGTGAG ACTTTATTTGCCCAAGTCCAAATCCCAAAAGTTTCTTAATAACATCGGAGAGAAGGTTCTGGCAAGTTTTCCAGTACAAGCTACAATTCACTTCTACAATGATGATGCCAGCtctgaggaagatgaagaagaaatctgttcaGCCTAA